From Bombus huntii isolate Logan2020A unplaced genomic scaffold, iyBomHunt1.1 ctg00000093.1, whole genome shotgun sequence, the proteins below share one genomic window:
- the LOC126876770 gene encoding adrenodoxin-like protein 2, mitochondrial: MALVNQLQKFSRSILGIASNYSKYTSNTTLPFLQATRGISTTQPLSEKQEVNITFVKASGERIKAKGKVGDTILDIVVNNEIDLDGYGACEGTLTCSTCHLIFSKEVYDALPDKPTDEELDMLDLAYELTDTLVHNNQYQIIHIINSITF; this comes from the exons ATGGCGTTAGtaaatcaattacaaaaattttcgagatcaattctcggtattgcatcaaattattcaaaatatacaagCAACACAACGTTGCCCTTTTTGCAGGCAACAAGAGGAATATCGACCACGCAACCACTTTCAGAAAAACAAGA agtAAATATAACGTTTGTTAAAGCAAGTGGAGAGAGAATCAAAGCAAAAGGGAAAGTTGGAGATACTATATTAGACATAgtagtaaataatgaaattgatttagatggatatg gTGCTTGTGAAGGAACATTAACTTGTAGTACGTgccatttaatattttcgaaagaagtTTATGATGCACTTCCTGACAAACCAACAGATGAAGAATTAGACATGTTGGATTTAGCATATGAATTAACAGATACGTTAGTTCATAATAATCAGTATCAAATCATTcacattattaattctattaccttttaa
- the LOC126876764 gene encoding protein odd-skipped-like, with protein sequence MAESNPKEFSPWLSEKTNAVKALAREQCEAAVQLQRQQQLQQHQNQHQLQQQQQLRGPLTIHHAGCPTKVGPVTNQLNTSHATHGRAAQYQHYHHHHHHRHVSMSPPLLLLSSPAPIAATHNHLNVSGHRNVVTPPDTPADRSPPSPGNKLNRSQHLPREATGSVSPGLPAATLDLSSAATTNSPHELSTLV encoded by the exons ATGGCTGAAAGTAATCCAAAAGAGTTTTCACCATGGTTATCg GAGAAGACGAATGCCGTGAAGGCGTTAGCGCGCGAACAGTGCGAAGCGGCGGTACAGCTGCAGCGTCAGCAGCAGCTGCAACAGCACCAGAACCAGCACCAgctacaacagcaacaacaactacGTGGCCCGTTAACCATCCACCATGCTGGCTGCCCAACGAAAGTCGGGCCCGTGACGAACCAACTAAATACCAGCCACGCAACGCACGGCCGAGCTGCACAGTACCAACActatcatcaccatcatcatcatcgacaCGTGTCAATGTCTCCACCGCTCTTGTTGCTCTCATCGCCAGCTCCGATCGCGGCGACGCACAATCATCTGAACGTGAGCGGACACAGAAACGTGGTTACGCCACCGGATACACCAGCAGATAGATCGCCACCGAGTCCTGGAAATAAGCTAAATAGATCGCAGCATTTGCCACGGGAAGCAACCGGCAGCGTCAGTCCTGGTCTTCCGGCTGCCACATTGGATCTAAGTAGCGCAGCAACCACCAATAGTCCGCATGAATTGTCCACGttagtttag